atgtttcatcctacatttttaatatttcacaTCTTAGTACatcaaaaaattacatttttaatcttttgatATCTCATCCTTATTCTTATTTGTACCTCTAACTTTTTCACacaatcttaataataattaaacttaaaattcaaaaattatttaatataattttatattttaataattattaaaacgtaatttatattataataatagttatattaaaaatataaaaatagaataattaaaataaaaaaataataataaaaataaaaatatattaaataatatatttaaattatattaaaatattaaattaaattaaataattattaaaatttaaataaaaacaaaatttaaaaaacaatcaaatataaaattaaattatattaaataaaatatttaaatacattaaaattatattaaaatattaaattaaactaaataattattaaaatttaaataaaaaataaaattttaaaaacatggATATCCGTAAGATAACGGATGTCTATATccaattaacaaaattttttaaatttgatttttttaaactttaataattattaattttagtttaatattttaatttaacttaatatatttaaatgtatttaatttgattttaatattatttttatttttattattattattcttattttaattattattattttaattttttaataaaactattgtaaaaatataaatcatattttaataattattaaaatataaatataataaataatattataatttttatttaaattcaatatttattaaattttaaataaaaagtaaaagtgttAACCTATTTTTCGgattttaaacaagtttttaaaatttagtttttatttaaaatttaataattatttaatttattttaatatatttgaatatattaaatcaaatttattattattatgttttaatataactattattataatataaattatattttaataattattaaaacagaaaattatattaataatattaaaattttaaattaaattaaattattattaaagttgtgaagagtgtttttaataagagagaaaaaaaatggaaaaatatttattaaagttaaaaacgcaagttttgaaaaaattataggTACTgtgttaaaagattaaaaatataatttttgaaaggGCAGATGAGATgaaggtgtaggatgaaacacccTTCTTCTTTTAACGGATAAGCCCATATCCTATTGGGCCATCATATTGAGCTTTGGAAGCCCAATCGGTGTCCGGCCTTTCTGTGCAAAGTCGATAGCCGTACCAATCTAAACGGTCTTCCATTTGGATCCTGCACCGTCATCTGGTGCAGTGTGAACGATGACTGTGAAGTTGTCCATGGCAGGGTTTCGAAGCTCGTTGCCCTTTTCGGCGCTAATACGGTAACTAACCCATCTTCTTCTCCGTTATTCCTCGCTTTCTAGTGATATAAAATATCATCACTTTGCATTTTTTTCccttaaaaaagttattagGGTTCCTCTCCATTAACGTCGATTTATTCCTTTGTGTTTGTGACAGACAAGTTGAACAAGAAATGGAAACTGTTATTAAGGTGCTGCAGCCTGGACCCTTGGGAATCATAGAGCACAAGTTTTCTGCTGACGAAATTCGCAAGGCTAATTCCACCGTTTCAAAAGCAGTGATCAATTGGCGAAGGAATGCAATCCTCGAAGACAATaatcacattttgaaaaattacaTTCACAAGTGAAGTAAATTTAATTCCCTTGGTGGCTATTTTTGTTCAGATATGTGATCTTTGTTGAGATCTTTGATGATGTAAATGCTGGTTACTTGGTTATAAATCTGTAcgaaattatttaataatatctgAACTTTGGTATGATAGTTAATTATGTTTAcgataatattcttttaatcaTTATGTTTACGATGATATGATGATGTGGAGTGTGGATTGACTtgcattattttgttgttggagatGCTACACATTGCAACTTTGCAAGTGATTCCATTTCATCTGCGCAGGCGAAGAAAATGATTTATCTTGCCTTTTGACAATCTGCTCGTTGGGTGTCAGCATTGTCTTTTCGTGTCACTTTTTTTACATAATCTCTTCTATGAAGATTAAAAATGTGTATATTTTGAGGTACTTTAGTTAGTTATGAAAGCTATGTTTCTTGAATaatagagaaataaataaataagctGGATTTGATTCATCTGCAATGAGCAAGTGTAAAGTAAGAAACAGTAGCTGATGGGGAGATCAATAATTGATTTTCTATTATGTTGGACAAGAATGAAGTATTAACAGTTGGTTTTCTTATTAATGACTGgaattattttgtttcttttttaaagtGTGCTGTCCGTTGCTTCCAGAGAAACTAAATACAAGTAAGTTATGTCTCAATATCCCTTTTTCTGGTGATCCCTATCTTTTGCAAATTCATTTATTGGTTGCCCAGTTTCTGAATTGCATTTACTATTTGTTAAGGATAAAGATAAGATGCAAGAAAACGAGAGaaagttttgtttgtttatgtttttggcCCTCATGCTTTTCTCTGTACTCTAACTAACACTCACCTCCCTTTTTACCGAATTGATAAGTACTCACCTTTTACACGGAAGGAGCTACGCGTCAATCATGTTTAGGCCTTGAACCTTACTTGGGtttgatttttttgtcaaaatgaGTGTTTACGTTTTTTACATTTGACTGGAAAGAAGTTCCACTTAGCTGATAGGGCACTAACCAGTCAAACCTCTGATAAGAAACGGTGTCATAAAACACGTCAAAAGGGCACTAAAATTGCTTAAAGAAGGCAAACTTTTTAGAAAATCTATTATCTTGTGTTATCTTGTTTATCATATGGATTTTCCCTAGCCCACTTTTGAAACATGCATGCGCAAGCTTTCGGTGGTTTTGTCAGCTAAAGAAACCATACACTGGCATTGTGAAGAACACTTCTTTTGAACCCCAatatttttctggtttttcttTAGTAACTCTCGGGGAAAATACTCTGACACTATTTAGCACAtctttatttaacatttttttttattctaacatAACTAGTGTCTTTTGTCCTCTAGAATGCCTATAACACGGAGTGGACTTGTTCAAGAGTACATATCTCGAACCATTTCTTAACACATTTTATTATTGGTGAAAGTTTGAGTTTTCCTAAAATCAAAGTTGTCgcagttatttttttttttttttgtaacaaatgtgttttaaaatatattgttcgTGTTGTTGTCTATGATGCTAAAAATCGGTAGTACTACAATAATAGGTGCATTACTGAGTTTTCTAGATCCTCTAATTTTTTCCAATTTGAGTGTTAAAATACCTTCTACAAAAGCATCTACACCAGTTATTGCATTGTAGTGAGAGAAGAATATATTCTTCAAGTTTTAAAAACAGACATGCAATAAATAAATTGCTTTTCCACAATTGGATGCTACTCAATCAAATCAAGCTAAAGCACtcaatttttagtattttccTTTGGCCACTTGTTTTTTCCTttcatacataatatattttgtaataaaagcacacaaatgcaaaaataaaaactcgATTTTAGCCTTTAAATGGTATATGTATCCTATTAATTTACTCACATAAAACTAGTTTATAGTGTACATGTACATGTCTAATCTATTTCTGCTTAATGAACAATATGCATGTATACCAAAACAAGGTTACATTCTACATATAAACAACCACAAAGATACTTTAGGGAGCATAATTTTTGaagttaaattatttgttgGCATATACCAACCGGcgtaaaacaaaataaaaaggacCTTGGCATATGCGGTTCGAGAACTAGTATAGAACACAAAACCAGTGCAAGGCCAGTTCTTGGCATCGCAGTGGGGACTCTGGATTCCTCGACAACAGCTTCTGCTTCAAAATTGacatgcatttttttattattatttatctctCACCTGTCTCTCATTTTTAAGGATATCCTATGCATAAACATGGAATATGTATTTCTAAAAAGTTGTGGCTATATCGTCTCCTCTATGACATCTGTGTATAAACTGCTCATTAATCTTTCTTCCTGTAATGTTAGtttagatattttctttttcttaagcgctatataaaaattatgaataatatgAATTACATTTCTTCCATACATTAAAATCAACTTTTACAGTTAAGCTTTATATAAACTTCGTAATTTAACTTCTTCCAAAGCTAACATACCTAATGTGAAGTTATGGGAAGATTGTTAAAAGTATTCCGATTTAAGAAGTTTGATGATGAAGTTTCCAATTGAACAATTTAAGCACAAATATAGTGTTTTTAATAATCTTTAACTggtttttattgttgttttcaACATTATATCCCTTGTCGAATTAAGAGATGCTGTGATTTGATTGCGTGAAAGGAGTGTGAACATTTGTTTAGTTCTTAATTCATGTAACTCAAACAACTGTACACTTCTCTGTTTATTCACACTCAAAGAATACTTTAATCGAACTGCCGATAAATGTT
This sequence is a window from Vigna angularis cultivar LongXiaoDou No.4 chromosome 2, ASM1680809v1, whole genome shotgun sequence. Protein-coding genes within it:
- the LOC108328613 gene encoding uncharacterized protein LOC108328613 — encoded protein: MTVKLSMAGFRSSLPFSALIRQVEQEMETVIKVLQPGPLGIIEHKFSADEIRKANSTVSKAVINWRRNAILEDNNHILKNYIHK